CGACCGGTCAGGCGTCGACCTGTTCGAGCGCGACGTCATCCCGTCGCTGCGCTAATCCGCCTCAGACCAGGGCGTGCACGCTGGCGTACCCGTCGGCGTGCACACCCGAGGCCGCACCGTCGTCGAACACGCGGGTGCTGCCGGTCGAGCGCGACCACGGCTCCCAGCCGGGATCGCCGTCGCGGATGAGGGCGACCGCGCTGCCGTGGACTGCGTCGGCGAGCGCGGCAGGCGGTGAGTCGCCCGCGATGGCGGCGACCCCGGGCGCGTCGAGGCAGTCGAACCAGAACGGGACGTCCACGCAGTGGATCGCCCAGCCGAACGTGGGGGAGGCCCACGAGAACCGGTAGACCCACGTGGGCGCGGCGGCGCGGGCGCGGGCCACGCGCACCACCGATGACCGGAAGACCGCGTCGCTGACGAACCGCCCGAGCAGCGCCGCGGCGCTCGTGCCGCGGTGAGCCCGGTTGGCGTCGAGGTACGCGTCGACCGACGCCGGATCCGTCAGCAGGAGCGCCAGGGCGGGGGCTGGGTCGACGTCGTCGCCCATGGCGGCGGTGACCATCGTGAACTCGTCGTCGGTGGCGCCGAGGACGAGCGGCTTGTCGGCGCCGACGCCGTCGCGGATCGCCTCGATCGTCGGGCGGACGATGAGGTCGCCGTCGATGGCCGGTCCCCACGCCAGCCCGTCTTCGATCATCGCCACGATGGGACCCAGCGCGCTCGTCGACGCGGGAGCGGCCACCTGCTGCTGGAGATCCCTCAGCCTGTCCTCGGGAACCGTGGCGAAGCCGGCGCGCGTGGCGGGCACGCCGGCGAGCCGGGCGAGCTCCGCCGACAGCTGCTGCGCCCGCCCGGGGGAGATGTCGCGCAGCGGGCCCGACAGCGACCACGCGGCGTGGAACAGGTGCTGCGCCGCCGGCATCCCGAGCAGGGTGAGGACGGCGCCGCCGCCGGCGGACTGGCCGGCGATGGTCACGCGTCCCGGATCGCCCCCGAACGCGGCGATGTTCTGCCGCACCCACTCGAGCGCCGCGAGCCAGTCGCGCACGCCGCGGTTGGAGGGGGCGCCGTCGATGTGGCCGAAGCCGTCGAAGCCGAGGCGGTACGACACGACGACAGTGACGATGCCGTCGCGGCTGAACGACGCGCCGTCGTACCAGGGGCTCGCGGGCGATCCCGACACGAAGCCGCCGCCGTGGATGTACACGAGCACCGGAAGCGCGGCGTCGGCCTCGCCCGGGCGAGGCGTGAAGACGTTGACGTTGAGCGTGCTGTCGCCGGGCACGCTGGGCTCGGGGATCAGGGTGATGCCGGTGTCGCCGCGCTGCGGCGTCGCGCCGTGGTCCGCCGCGTCGAGGATGCCGTCCCAGGGCTCGACGGCGACCGGGGCGGCGAACCTCAGATCGCCGACCGGCGGCTGGGCGAACGGGATGCCGAGGAACGCCGCGCTCGCGGCCTCCGTGCCCGGGGTGCCGCGCCAGCGGCCGCGCACCGACCCGCTCCCGATCCGGACGATGGGCTCTCCTGCGGCGGTCACGAGGTCTCCTTCGGGTCGCCGGCGGGGACGCTCGGGTCGAGGGCGCGGAACATCGCTTCAACGGTGCCGGCCATGTCCGTCGACGGATCCTGCATCCACTGCAGCTGCAGGCCGTCGGCGACGGCCTGCACGATGCGGGCGAGCGTCTCGGCGTCGACGACGTCGGTGAGCCGGCCCTCGGCCTGGAGAGCACGCAGACCATCCGCGAAGCTCGCGCGCAGGGCGGAGTTGCGGTCGACGAAGTAGCGATGCGCGGGGTGGGACGTATCGGCGGCGTCCACGGCCATGCGCGAGTACAGCTGCACGAGTCCGGGGACGTCGGCGTTGTGCCGGATGACCCCCACGAAGCCGTCCCGCAGACCATCCGGGCTCACGACCTCGCTGCTGCCACCGTAGGCGCGGGCATCGACCTCGTCGCGCTTGCGGAGGATCTCGGTGAAGAGCTCCTCCTTGCTGTCGAAGTAATGCAGGAGCCCCGCCTGGCTGAGCCCGACGGCGTCCGCGAGCTCTTTCACCGACGCCCCGCGGTAGCCCTCTCGGGCGATGACGTCCAGTGAGCGCTCGAGGATCTCCTCGCGCTTGGCCACGCCCTTCGCATAGGAACCTCTTCGTGCCATGACGCCAGTAAACCGAATGATGCTTGATTTCTCAAAACCAAATGTCATAAGGTTTTTATGCGTGCACGCGGACGTGCACATCCACCCGAAGAGAGAACCGCTCATGACGACGACGTCAGACCCGAACGACATCACCGCTGTCGCCCCCGACACGCAGACCGATCTCGCCTTCATCGAGGGTGCCGCCGGCACCGACGACCCGCCCGCCCCGAAGAAGGGCATCCGGCGCCTCCTGATCTGGGTGCTCCCGGCCAACATCTCGATCTTCATCCTCTGGGGCGCCATCCCGGGCATCCTGCTGCCGCAGCAGATCACGCTGCTGGACGAGGCGAACAAGGTCGGCAACCTCGCGATCGCCGCGACGATCGGCGCCTTCGCGGCCATGATCGCGCAGCCGATCGCCGGGCAGATCTCCGACCGCACCCGCTCGCGCTTCGGCCGCCGTGCGCCGTGGATGATGATCGGCGTCCTCGCCGGGGCTCTGGCGCTGGTCGGACTCGCGTTCGCGAGCAGCCTGTGGGGCATCGTCCTGGCGTGGACGCTCGTCCAGATCGCCTACAACGTCGCGCAGGGCCCGCTGTCCGCGATCATGCCCGACCGGGTTCCCGTCAAGCGCCGTGGGACCTTCGCCGCCCTCACCGGCATCGGGATCATGGTCGGCGCGCTCGGCGGGCAGATCATCGGCTCCCTGTTCTTCGAGTCGATCACGGTCGGCTACATCTTCTTCGCCGTCTTCGCCGTCGTCATGATGGCGCTGTTCAACCTCTTCAACCCGGACTACCCCAGTACCGACCTCGAGGTCGAGCCGTTCAAGCTCCGCGACTTCCTCAGCACGTTCTGGGTGAACCCCATCACGCACCCCGACTTCTTCTGGGCGTTCACCGGTCGGCTGCTCCTGTACACCGGCTACTTCGCCGTCACCGGGTATCAGCTGTTCCTGCTCACCGACTACATCGGCATCGACGCTCCGCAGACCGTCATCCCGCTGCTGGGTCTGCTGAGCCTCGGCGGCATCCTGCTCGCGACCGCGATCTCGGGGCCCCTGTCGGACAAGCTCGGCCGCCGGAAGGTCTTCGTGTTCGCCTCGTCGGTCGTCGTGGGCGTCGCCCTGGTGATCCCGTGGGTCTCGCCCACGTTCGAGGCATGGATGCTGTTCACGGTGCTCGCGGGCTTCGGGTTCGGCATGTTCCAGGCCGTCGACACCGCGCTGATGAGCGAGGTGCTCCCGTCGGCGAAGTCGTTCGCGAAGGACCTCGGCGTCGTGAACATCGCCGCCACCCTGCCGCAGACCCTCGCCCCCGGCGTGGCCGGGGTGATCGTCCTCGCCTTCGGGTTCGCGGGGCTGTTCCCCGTGGGCATCGTGCTCAGCATCCTGGGCGCGTTCGCCGTGTGGCCGATCAAGGCCGTCAAGTGACCTCGGGATGCCGCGGCCGCCGCGCCGCGGCATCCCCCCGACTCGTGAACCACTGAAAGGAACCCCATGACCGACACGACACTGGCCGCGGAGTCTGCCTCCGCCACGACCGTCGCCGACCTCACCCTCGAGGAGAAGGCGTCGCTGACCAGCGGCGCGAGCTTCTGGTACACCAAGCCCATCGAGCGCGTCGGCATCCCCGGGATCATGGTGACCGACGGGCCCCACGGTCTGCGGAAGCAGGCCCAGTCCGGCGACCACCTGGGCCTCGGCGGCAGCGTGCCCGCCACGTGCTTCCCGCCGGCCGTCGGCCTCGGGTCGTCGTGGGACGTCGACCTCGTCGAGCGCGTCGGCGAGGCCCTGGGCATCGAGACCGCCATCGAGAACGTCGGCGTGCTGCTCGGCCCCGGCATCAACATCAAGCGCTCGCCGCTGTGCGGCCGCAACTTCGAGTACCTCTCGGAGGACCCGATCGTCTCGGGCGTCATCGGCGCGGCGCTGGTGACGGGCATCCAGTCGAAGGGCGTCGGCACCTCGCTCAAGCACTTCGCGGCCAACAACCAGGAGCACGACCGCATGCGGGCGAGCTCCGACATCGACGAGCGGCCGCTGCGCGAGATCTACCTGCGCGGCTTCCAGCGGGTCGTCGAGGACGCGCAGCCGTGGACCGTCATGTGCTCGTACAACCGCATCAACGGCGTGTACGCGTCGGAGGACCCGTGGCTGCTGACGAAGGTGCTGCGCGACGAGTGGGGCTTCGAGGGCCTGGTCGTCTCGGACTGGGGCGCTGTCAACGAGCGCGTCGCCGGTGTCGCCGCGGGGCTCGACCTCGAGATGCCGTCGTCGAACGGCGTCACCGACGCGCAGATCGTCGCTGCGGTCCAGGACGGCTCGCTCGACGAGTCCGTCGTCGATGTCGCCGCCGGGCGCGTGCTCGACCTCGTGCGCAAGGCCACCGAGGGTGCCGGGTCGGCGGACGGCCCGCTCGACGTCGAGGCGC
This region of Microbacterium thalassium genomic DNA includes:
- a CDS encoding carboxylesterase/lipase family protein; translated protein: MTAAGEPIVRIGSGSVRGRWRGTPGTEAASAAFLGIPFAQPPVGDLRFAAPVAVEPWDGILDAADHGATPQRGDTGITLIPEPSVPGDSTLNVNVFTPRPGEADAALPVLVYIHGGGFVSGSPASPWYDGASFSRDGIVTVVVSYRLGFDGFGHIDGAPSNRGVRDWLAALEWVRQNIAAFGGDPGRVTIAGQSAGGGAVLTLLGMPAAQHLFHAAWSLSGPLRDISPGRAQQLSAELARLAGVPATRAGFATVPEDRLRDLQQQVAAPASTSALGPIVAMIEDGLAWGPAIDGDLIVRPTIEAIRDGVGADKPLVLGATDDEFTMVTAAMGDDVDPAPALALLLTDPASVDAYLDANRAHRGTSAAALLGRFVSDAVFRSSVVRVARARAAAPTWVYRFSWASPTFGWAIHCVDVPFWFDCLDAPGVAAIAGDSPPAALADAVHGSAVALIRDGDPGWEPWSRSTGSTRVFDDGAASGVHADGYASVHALV
- a CDS encoding MFS transporter; translated protein: MTTTSDPNDITAVAPDTQTDLAFIEGAAGTDDPPAPKKGIRRLLIWVLPANISIFILWGAIPGILLPQQITLLDEANKVGNLAIAATIGAFAAMIAQPIAGQISDRTRSRFGRRAPWMMIGVLAGALALVGLAFASSLWGIVLAWTLVQIAYNVAQGPLSAIMPDRVPVKRRGTFAALTGIGIMVGALGGQIIGSLFFESITVGYIFFAVFAVVMMALFNLFNPDYPSTDLEVEPFKLRDFLSTFWVNPITHPDFFWAFTGRLLLYTGYFAVTGYQLFLLTDYIGIDAPQTVIPLLGLLSLGGILLATAISGPLSDKLGRRKVFVFASSVVVGVALVIPWVSPTFEAWMLFTVLAGFGFGMFQAVDTALMSEVLPSAKSFAKDLGVVNIAATLPQTLAPGVAGVIVLAFGFAGLFPVGIVLSILGAFAVWPIKAVK
- a CDS encoding TetR/AcrR family transcriptional regulator, with translation MARRGSYAKGVAKREEILERSLDVIAREGYRGASVKELADAVGLSQAGLLHYFDSKEELFTEILRKRDEVDARAYGGSSEVVSPDGLRDGFVGVIRHNADVPGLVQLYSRMAVDAADTSHPAHRYFVDRNSALRASFADGLRALQAEGRLTDVVDAETLARIVQAVADGLQLQWMQDPSTDMAGTVEAMFRALDPSVPAGDPKETS